A genomic window from Prunus persica cultivar Lovell chromosome G2, Prunus_persica_NCBIv2, whole genome shotgun sequence includes:
- the LOC18785736 gene encoding NAC domain-containing protein 4 isoform X2: MIVISRAAEDDLSVPVGFRFHPTDEELVTHYLKKKLKGMDSHVSNIIREIDILKFEPWDLPERSLLKSDDENWFFFSRPEYNKHKKNRTTQEGFWKITGREHQIKARDSRSVIGRKRILTFYRGRVRSSERTNWVMHEYYIPNDNPNAQRDFVLCRLKKNVKKSDENADVAATCDEGETHNASDVENQQVNDMNMEDNRPPENLDYFERERDRLLANSLSNNDHNAFPTEFSANDQEFLRTLIVEPQSRETSDTDREPVYHQALETCSFFGTYFFHVQSLQMRCEPQIPYELLQYGSSQSRRDTDVILHNQLSRQASSSVNVASKAGTYQREHRPQQQSGPIIVFRDTSADEYYTREKTRRITYPPEKPKEPPYPRTAADFPPKQISITKSSIDKKVPQGSMEQTQNRTTPRNWKGSFITWQTSPLTSPPSVYIFNTVLGAILFLFCVREVVLYGEWC; encoded by the exons ATGATCGTCATCAGCAGAGCAGCAGAAGACGACTTGTCAGTGCCAGTGGGGTTCAGATTTCATCCCACAGATGAAGAGCTGGTGACCCActacttgaagaagaagctgaagGGCATGGATTCCCATGTCAGCAACATCATCCGAGAAATTGATATCTTAAAGTTCGAGCCTTGGGATTTACCTG AGAGATCGTTGCTGAAGTCGGATGATGAGAATTGGTTCTTCTTCAGTCGACCAGAGTACAACAAGCACAAAAAAAACAGGACCACGCAGGAAGGCTTTTGGAAGATCACAGGCAGAGAACATCAGATCAAGGCTCGAGACAGCAGAAGTGTCATCGGTAGAAAGAGGATTCTGACCTTTTACAGAGGTCGTGTTCGTAGTTCCGAAAGGACCAACTGGGTCATGCATGAGTATTATATCCCTAATGACAATCCTAATGCTCAG AGGGACTTCGTTCTCTGTCgcttaaagaaaaatgtgaaaaaatcAGATGAGAATGCTGATGTTGCAGCAACCTGTGATGAAGGTGAAACTCACAACGCATCTGATGTAGAAAATCAACAAGTAAATGACATGAATATG GAAGATAATCGGCCACCAGAAAATCTGGACTATTTTGAGCGGGAAAGGGATCGTTTGCTTGCAAATTCCCTTAGTAATAATGATCACAACGCATTTCCAACCGAATTTTCAGCTAATGACCAAGAGTTCTTAAGAACGCTTATTGTTGAACCACAATCTAGAGAAACCAGTGACACAGACAGGGAACCAGTCTATCACCAG GCTTTGGAAACTTGCTCATTTTTTGGGACATATTTCTTTCATGTCCAGAGTTTACAAATGCGTTGTGAACCACAAATACCGTATGAACTACTACAATATGGTTCGAGCCAGTCCAGACGAGATACAGATGTTATACTTCATAACCAGTTATCCAGACAGGCTTCTTCCTCTGTCAATGTAGCATCCAAAGCTGGTACATATCAAAGAGAACACAGACCACAACAGCAATCAGGTCCCATCATTGTCTTTAGGGATACTTCCGCTGACGAATATTATACAAGGGAAAAAACACGCAGAATAACATATCCACCAGAAAAG CCCAAAGAACCTCCATATCCTCGAACTGCTGCTGATTTTCCCCCGAAGCAGATCTCTATAACAAAGTCTAGCATAGACAAGAAGGTGCCTCAAGGCAGTATGGAGCAGACACAGAATAGAACAACACCCAGAAATTGGAAGGGTTCCTTCATTACCTGGCAAACATCCCCGTTGACAAGCCCCCCGTCAGTCTACATTTTCAACACGGTTCTAGGCGcgattttgttcttgttttgtgTCCGGGAAGTAGTTTTATATGGGGAGTGGTGCTAA
- the LOC18785736 gene encoding NAC domain-containing protein 4 isoform X1, with translation MIVISRAAEDDLSVPVGFRFHPTDEELVTHYLKKKLKGMDSHVSNIIREIDILKFEPWDLPERSLLKSDDENWFFFSRPEYNKHKKNRTTQEGFWKITGREHQIKARDSRSVIGRKRILTFYRGRVRSSERTNWVMHEYYIPNDNPNAQRDFVLCRLKKNVKKSDENADVAATCDEGETHNASDVENQQVNDMNMEDNRPPENLDYFERERDRLLANSLSNNDHNAFPTEFSANDQEFLRTLIVEPQSRETSDTDREPVYHQALETCSFFGTYFFHVQSLQMRCEPQIPYELLQYGSSQSRRDTDVILHNQLSRQASSSVNVASKAGTYQREHRPQQQSGPIIVFRDTSADEYYTREKTRRITYPPEKPKEPEKPKPKPEKPKEPPYPRTAADFPPKQISITKSSIDKKVPQGSMEQTQNRTTPRNWKGSFITWQTSPLTSPPSVYIFNTVLGAILFLFCVREVVLYGEWC, from the exons ATGATCGTCATCAGCAGAGCAGCAGAAGACGACTTGTCAGTGCCAGTGGGGTTCAGATTTCATCCCACAGATGAAGAGCTGGTGACCCActacttgaagaagaagctgaagGGCATGGATTCCCATGTCAGCAACATCATCCGAGAAATTGATATCTTAAAGTTCGAGCCTTGGGATTTACCTG AGAGATCGTTGCTGAAGTCGGATGATGAGAATTGGTTCTTCTTCAGTCGACCAGAGTACAACAAGCACAAAAAAAACAGGACCACGCAGGAAGGCTTTTGGAAGATCACAGGCAGAGAACATCAGATCAAGGCTCGAGACAGCAGAAGTGTCATCGGTAGAAAGAGGATTCTGACCTTTTACAGAGGTCGTGTTCGTAGTTCCGAAAGGACCAACTGGGTCATGCATGAGTATTATATCCCTAATGACAATCCTAATGCTCAG AGGGACTTCGTTCTCTGTCgcttaaagaaaaatgtgaaaaaatcAGATGAGAATGCTGATGTTGCAGCAACCTGTGATGAAGGTGAAACTCACAACGCATCTGATGTAGAAAATCAACAAGTAAATGACATGAATATG GAAGATAATCGGCCACCAGAAAATCTGGACTATTTTGAGCGGGAAAGGGATCGTTTGCTTGCAAATTCCCTTAGTAATAATGATCACAACGCATTTCCAACCGAATTTTCAGCTAATGACCAAGAGTTCTTAAGAACGCTTATTGTTGAACCACAATCTAGAGAAACCAGTGACACAGACAGGGAACCAGTCTATCACCAG GCTTTGGAAACTTGCTCATTTTTTGGGACATATTTCTTTCATGTCCAGAGTTTACAAATGCGTTGTGAACCACAAATACCGTATGAACTACTACAATATGGTTCGAGCCAGTCCAGACGAGATACAGATGTTATACTTCATAACCAGTTATCCAGACAGGCTTCTTCCTCTGTCAATGTAGCATCCAAAGCTGGTACATATCAAAGAGAACACAGACCACAACAGCAATCAGGTCCCATCATTGTCTTTAGGGATACTTCCGCTGACGAATATTATACAAGGGAAAAAACACGCAGAATAACATATCCACCAGAAAAG CCCAAAGAACCTGAAAAACCTAAACCTAAACCAGAAAAG CCCAAAGAACCTCCATATCCTCGAACTGCTGCTGATTTTCCCCCGAAGCAGATCTCTATAACAAAGTCTAGCATAGACAAGAAGGTGCCTCAAGGCAGTATGGAGCAGACACAGAATAGAACAACACCCAGAAATTGGAAGGGTTCCTTCATTACCTGGCAAACATCCCCGTTGACAAGCCCCCCGTCAGTCTACATTTTCAACACGGTTCTAGGCGcgattttgttcttgttttgtgTCCGGGAAGTAGTTTTATATGGGGAGTGGTGCTAA
- the LOC18785736 gene encoding NAC domain-containing protein 100 isoform X3, with product MIVISRAAEDDLSVPVGFRFHPTDEELVTHYLKKKLKGMDSHVSNIIREIDILKFEPWDLPERSLLKSDDENWFFFSRPEYNKHKKNRTTQEGFWKITGREHQIKARDSRSVIGRKRILTFYRGRVRSSERTNWVMHEYYIPNDNPNAQRDFVLCRLKKNVKKSDENADVAATCDEGETHNASDVENQQVNDMNMEDNRPPENLDYFERERDRLLANSLSNNDHNAFPTEFSANDQEFLRTLIVEPQSRETSDTDREPVYHQSLQMRCEPQIPYELLQYGSSQSRRDTDVILHNQLSRQASSSVNVASKAGTYQREHRPQQQSGPIIVFRDTSADEYYTREKTRRITYPPEKPKEPEKPKPKPEKPKEPPYPRTAADFPPKQISITKSSIDKKVPQGSMEQTQNRTTPRNWKGSFITWQTSPLTSPPSVYIFNTVLGAILFLFCVREVVLYGEWC from the exons ATGATCGTCATCAGCAGAGCAGCAGAAGACGACTTGTCAGTGCCAGTGGGGTTCAGATTTCATCCCACAGATGAAGAGCTGGTGACCCActacttgaagaagaagctgaagGGCATGGATTCCCATGTCAGCAACATCATCCGAGAAATTGATATCTTAAAGTTCGAGCCTTGGGATTTACCTG AGAGATCGTTGCTGAAGTCGGATGATGAGAATTGGTTCTTCTTCAGTCGACCAGAGTACAACAAGCACAAAAAAAACAGGACCACGCAGGAAGGCTTTTGGAAGATCACAGGCAGAGAACATCAGATCAAGGCTCGAGACAGCAGAAGTGTCATCGGTAGAAAGAGGATTCTGACCTTTTACAGAGGTCGTGTTCGTAGTTCCGAAAGGACCAACTGGGTCATGCATGAGTATTATATCCCTAATGACAATCCTAATGCTCAG AGGGACTTCGTTCTCTGTCgcttaaagaaaaatgtgaaaaaatcAGATGAGAATGCTGATGTTGCAGCAACCTGTGATGAAGGTGAAACTCACAACGCATCTGATGTAGAAAATCAACAAGTAAATGACATGAATATG GAAGATAATCGGCCACCAGAAAATCTGGACTATTTTGAGCGGGAAAGGGATCGTTTGCTTGCAAATTCCCTTAGTAATAATGATCACAACGCATTTCCAACCGAATTTTCAGCTAATGACCAAGAGTTCTTAAGAACGCTTATTGTTGAACCACAATCTAGAGAAACCAGTGACACAGACAGGGAACCAGTCTATCACCAG AGTTTACAAATGCGTTGTGAACCACAAATACCGTATGAACTACTACAATATGGTTCGAGCCAGTCCAGACGAGATACAGATGTTATACTTCATAACCAGTTATCCAGACAGGCTTCTTCCTCTGTCAATGTAGCATCCAAAGCTGGTACATATCAAAGAGAACACAGACCACAACAGCAATCAGGTCCCATCATTGTCTTTAGGGATACTTCCGCTGACGAATATTATACAAGGGAAAAAACACGCAGAATAACATATCCACCAGAAAAG CCCAAAGAACCTGAAAAACCTAAACCTAAACCAGAAAAG CCCAAAGAACCTCCATATCCTCGAACTGCTGCTGATTTTCCCCCGAAGCAGATCTCTATAACAAAGTCTAGCATAGACAAGAAGGTGCCTCAAGGCAGTATGGAGCAGACACAGAATAGAACAACACCCAGAAATTGGAAGGGTTCCTTCATTACCTGGCAAACATCCCCGTTGACAAGCCCCCCGTCAGTCTACATTTTCAACACGGTTCTAGGCGcgattttgttcttgttttgtgTCCGGGAAGTAGTTTTATATGGGGAGTGGTGCTAA